The region TCTTGATGAAAGCGGAGATTTAGGTTTTGATTTTGTCAATAAAAAACCTTCCAAATTTTTAACCCTGACAATATTGTCCGTCATAGGCGTTGATAACAATAGAAAGTTAATTAATACGGTAAAGAGGACAATAAAGAAAAAAGTAAACATAAGAAAACCTTCAAGGATTACAGAACTTAAAGCCAGTAATGCCCCTAAAGAGGTTGTAGAGTATTTTTTACGGAAACTGAATGACATTGAAATAAGGGTTTACAGCCTTACGTTAAATAAAAAAAGGCTATATTCTCATTTGTCGCAGGACAAAGACAGGGTTTACAATTACATAGCAAGGCTTGTAGTGGATAAGGTGGAACTTAAAGAAGGGTTAGGCTGTTTGGAATTTATTGTTGATAAAAGCAAAAATAAAAAAGAAATAGGAGATTTTGACAGTTATATTAAACGGCAGATGCAGGGAAGGGTGGATCCCGAAAAGACAAGGTTAATAATAAAACATGAAGATTCATGTGTTGTTCAGGGGCTGCAGGCAGCCGATGCGATAAGCTGGGCTATTTTCAGAAAGTATGAAAGAAAAGACGGA is a window of Candidatus Goldiibacteriota bacterium DNA encoding:
- a CDS encoding DUF3800 domain-containing protein — encoded protein: MQYLYLDESGDLGFDFVNKKPSKFLTLTILSVIGVDNNRKLINTVKRTIKKKVNIRKPSRITELKASNAPKEVVEYFLRKLNDIEIRVYSLTLNKKRLYSHLSQDKDRVYNYIARLVVDKVELKEGLGCLEFIVDKSKNKKEIGDFDSYIKRQMQGRVDPEKTRLIIKHEDSCVVQGLQAADAISWAIFRKYERKDGYWIRIIKSIICYEDMYLP